GCCCCAGACCGACTATTCTAATCATGGCAACCCCTTCTGGAGTTCCCACAACCTTGCATACTATCATTGAGCTCCTCAAGCACCCTCTTGTACCTATTGTGTCAAGCATGGTGGCCATTAACATTTCTGCTGAATTAGTACCCCTCATTactgttcttgttctcttggGAGACATAGTTCCAAGAGGGTACTATTGTAAGTTTTTACACAAAGCAAATTCCACTCTTTATAGACTTGGACGCATCTTACTCGTACGCCTTGACGGGATCACTTCCTCTAACTCTATATAAGCTCTAAACAATTGAAGTATTTCAATAATCAAGACTGAGGTTGTTAATAATTACCCGATGACACTGCAAATACCCCGTAGAAACTCCCAAACCAACGCTTGATCTTTGGTACGCACATCCAATTAGTGGATATAAAACATGGAACAATTCCTCGACTTGACGATAAACCTTATTCCTACGAAAGTCCACTTTGGTATCTTATCCCAACCTGTGGCATCAATATTCAAATGCGCCTATGCATCAACTGCCCATACCCCAACTCCCCTAACGCGGTCCATCAGCAACCTCCACCAATATCGAAACAAGCCACTTAAAAAACGCAAAATAGTAGCAAAGGTTCAGTGAATAGACGACCAACGCCTCAAGACCCCACCACAATAGTACTTAACACCCAAACGCCCATTCCCAATATCAACCCATCCATCCCGCAAACCCTCCAATCCGAACAAAGACGCACTCCCCAACTCAACGCTCCAAAGCACCCCCAACACCTCTGAACGAAGTCTTCGCCCGATTAACTCCCGGCCTCCCAACCTTCCCAGTACCACTTCGCAATGGCGACAAAAGCGGCGACGAAAAAGTCCTCAAAGCACCCCTCACAGACCCGGTCCTCATCTTGAGTTTCTTGGGCGTGATATCCGCTCCCTGTGTTGTATCTTTCAGTGACGGGGATGTGGGAGTATGTCGAGTATTCATGTCTTGGGCCATGATTGGACCGTGTCCATGCCCAGTAGTCGGTGCGGTGAGGTAGGAGGTTTGCTTCGTGTCTCGGGCGAGAGTTGTGTTGGTTGTGCTGGGTGCTTGGTAGCAAGAGGTGTTGCGGGCGGAGAGGCTTGGACCGAGGTCGAGGATGCTGATGTCACTGTCGCTGAGAATGTCGCTGAGGTTGTCTCTGTGCGTTTCGGGGGTTGTGGGAGGGGAGACGGTTGGTCCTTTTGGTTTGAAAGGAGTTGGTGTGAGGAATTTGGGGTGTGGGTTCAATTGAGGGGGCGTTTTGAATGGATTCATTTTTTTTGATGAGAGGAATTGGATTTCTGATTGTGGGTTGTTGATTGCGGTTGGTGTTCTTGCTGTGGGGTTGGTGATACTGGTtttgtggatgttgttgctttTCTATACACGACAAGGATGGAAGGTCAGGTGCAGAGCCacagggaaggaaggaaagggtgACCAGTCGGGGTTACTCAAATTTTGGGTAACTTATAAATCTGAGTCGAATTGAATTGGGGCTTATTTATTCACTTGCAGCCAATCTTCTTAGTGTTGTCAATGACAAAGTAACCTAATGTAGGCAGGAAGTGGACTTTTTTTATAGTTGGTGTACTCTGTATGCCTCAGGTACCTGACCACCTCAGATGATAAAGAAGATATTGCTTGCGAATTACCTTTCTCACCTGCCCTGCGGTTTTAAACAGTAGTAGATCGTAAGCAGGTTATGTATTCTACTCTAGAACTTGAGCAAATTAATAGAATTCGAGTTATGAACAACTCGTTAAGGAATAGTTGATTCCAAGTCAACTATTACTCAGTCTGGTCATTGAAACCATGTTAGAGCAATTGAATCACGCAATATCGCTCACACCTTAGTCTATCGATTCTTTCAAGTTGTTCCAGGTCGACAGATGCACGACAGATGCACCACGCATGGCGCCAATACACACTCAACTGATTACTAGATCCGCCTACCTGAGTCAGGCTCAAGGTACCAGATCCGGAGTATATGTCACAGTAATCCTGCGGATCATCCAGACAGTCCACGCATCAGAATTCACAACAACCATTTCGATGAAGGCGAAATGGCTCAGGTCTACATTTAATGCGCTGAAATGTCTATTGACGTCACAGGGTTAAGTGGACATCAGATGACTGGCCCAAGTCATCGGAACTGCAACATCTGATAAGAGCCTCGGACATCATCACTTGCTTCGCTTGGCGCACTGCCCTAACCGTCAATAAGTAATATACATGATTACGTCTTTGGTCTCATGTCCCCTGAAGTAGACACATATATCAAAAGTCTACTGTATTATTACTACGATATCGTTGGTACATCACGTAGATGGCGAAGAAAACGAGTACATTTCTTCATGCAATGCAGCCGGGCTGCTCTACCATGACCAGCAAAAGAAATGCTTTTAGAGCGGTGTGGAGGCCCGAAAAGAAGTCCTCcccaaaaaaacaaaatgtaAATGCAAGGACAGCTTGATCCCGCCGTCCATATTCTCTTCACAATATGCAACAAACCCACCGAAGATGCCACCTCCGAGCTATGGAAAACGTAATCCCTATACAGGGGGCGTGCATAGGGAACTCTTCAAAAACGAAAACGAAAATAAAGTGTAATTATAATAAGACCACAGACTCCTTCATTGAGATCATCAGCCACACAGGGAGCATCTTGATGTCGCCGACAAAGCGACCAGATTACCAGTATCGTTCATGTCGCGTTTCCAAAACAGAATCTGCCTGTCTACTCAGGCACTATCCGGTCTTCCTCGTTCACTCGTAGCTCCACTACGGGTAgctcgtcgtcgtcgtcatctgcATCCAATGGAGGAGGGATATCCTGAATTGGTGTCTCCTCCATCGGGGTCCCCGGGTATACCGCTCCGTGACCTCCGGGGCTGTCCGCTAAAGAGGCCAGCCGTAGGTCCGAATCGCTGAAgtctcctccaccaactgcCTGGTTGCTAGCATCGTCGTCGAGCaggtcatcgtcatcagAGGTGGACCCCGGTAGCGCTGTGGTCATCTGTGAACGGCCGTGAGCATCCGGGACTCGGTTGAAAGACCACGAGGGCGGACTCGGGAAGCGGAACGGATCGGATTGCGCTCCATCACCGAACTCGGCTTCATCAAAACTCATACCTTCCAGTCGGTGTTCTTTACCAACGCTCTTTTCCCCAGAAGTGGGACTATTTGTGTACCCAGGGGGCGCGGTCTCATCCCGGTTCTTCGCTTGGGTTCCGGTTCGCGAACCACCATCTCCCTCCTGGTGAGCTGCTCCGACTCCGGTTAAGACGCTCGACGACCCATTGCGGGATGAGCCGCCGAGACGCCGACCGTCCCCCGACGGTGATTGCCCACGAGATTCGCTCGGCGAACCAGCCTCACTCACAGGTCGGGTAGATGACTCGGTAATTTCCTCAAGGATCTTACCACCGAGCGGACGATCGGACCGGCGGCGGTAGAAGAGGAGGTAGGCAGCCGAGGTGACCACACTTTGGGGGTCAATAGGTCGTGAGACACTTGAGTCTACGTACGTCAGTCATGATACTATTATGCGTGTTGGTGCCAGGGACATACCATTGTACTCGTTCCACTGGCCAGTAAAAAAGTTCTTGGCATATGCAGTATAGtgaccaccaccaagaccaccgtAGTGGTTGTCAACCGCGAAAAGGTCATAGACCAAGCTCTTACCCTCTTCCGGAGCTTCCACTCTGCCACTCATATCGAGGCCTTCCACAGGGAAGTCAACGAGCACATCCAACTTATCCCGGAAACCGCGGCTGGCACTGAATCTCTTGAGGTGCATGACGAGGATATCAGGTGTCCTCCATAGTTGGAACTTCTTGCTAGCTCGGCGGTGCTCCTTGCAGCGTGGACAGTACCAAGCATCATTTTCGGAAAGTATTTCCTCCTTGTTGAATTCGTCCAGACACTCCTCAAGGCTGACACCCCTCTTCTTGCGAGTTTGGCGGAGTTGACGGCGCTTATTCAGTTCGGGGTCATTCACCCGCTCAACGTCCTGCCATGTTGGGATACCGCGGAGGGGATCACGGTCTTTCTTACTACCGCCAAAAAGAGCGTCGTACACATCTTCATTCCAGTCCACAACAAGTCCCTCTCCTGGTCGAACCAGGGGCCGAATCTGAACTCTAGCAACTGGAGCCGGGGTGCGAGAGACTTCTGCAGAGTTATCGGCATCACTACCTGAAGCTGATCCACTCTCAGCAGCCTTTGAATCTGCCGGGTCGGATGTCTCGTCAGACTCCTCTGGTGGAGTGACTGGCTTTGTCTTTATACGGAACGACATCTTGGGGTACTCTTTATTGTCTTCCACCGAAGACCAACCGAGAGGCACTGGCTCGTTAcccttcatgatcttcaattcGAACAGGTCTCGGAAGCGAGCTGGAATCGAGCTTCCAGAGAGAGGAGCACCATTCTGGGAGGCGGAGTCTGCATCGCGCATGGACACATCTACCATACCATCTTCGCCGTCCACGGAAGatgtcttgatcttggaaTCGGCGGACTGGGCGTCGTCATCGTTCATAACAACAGTATCCGAATCTTCCTGTGTCGCCTCTTGCTGCTCCTCTCCGAGAACTTCCTCATTCAGGAAGTCACGGGTGGTCATCGTGGCCGCCCTACCAAGCACCTTACCATAGATGGCATCGAAGTCATAAGCCTCCTCCCGAGTGACAACGATGTACGAGGGCACACCAAAAAGGTCCCGCTTTGACTTTGACCGTTCCACACGGTTGAAAATGGGCACCAAAATGCGATCAGCCTTAGGAGAGTCAATACTTGGGATCTCCTCCTGATCCGACCTgctgaaggaaaagtaaCTCTTCTGAGGCTTGTCCGGGTTGTAATTAGTCGGCACGGACTCGACTTCAAAAAAAGCAATCTCATCATTTCCAGAAATTTGGCACTCAGCGATGAAGCTTGTGTTATCAAACATTCTGTAGAACTTGCGCTTGAAGATCTCGGCCATGATCAGGCGTTCAGGGTCGGTGCCTTGCTTCTTAGCAACTAGTTCCTTCAAGGATTTGACACTAGAATTCTTGTCGATTTCTACATCAAACCGAACTGGTTTCTTTTGTAGACCGAAGTAGAATACCTCTTTACCCCAGAGATTCTCGATGGGGAGTTGGAGGGTGAGATTGTTGAATGGGTCGAAGATGATGCTGACCTTGTCGCAGGCAGGGCAAACAAGAGTCGACTTGTACATGCCAGCGAAGAGGTCCGTAATGACGGAATCGTTGCGAGCTTTGTAAATATCCCAACATTTGTCCGCGAACTCGGTAAGTGCAGCCTTGTCATGAACCATTTCGTCTGTGGAGTCGGGCTTCTCGATGTAGGGTTTCTTGAGGATCCTGTTCAGATCCTCCTGGAGCCCGTccagaaggaagagcaggaaTTCTTGAGAGTCCTGCTGGCCATACCCAGAGAATGCTGGGCCATAGCGACCAATAGTATGTTTCAGCTGCCTGGGAGCAAAGGAGGACTGGCCTGCCTCGTCATAGATCATACGTAGCAAATTGGCATACGCCTTCGCTACATCACCATTGTGAGCCAGCGGGTTGCTAGGGTTGAGATCCTGCTTATACACATCATCTACGGGCCATGGTTGTCAGTAATAGTCCGTGTGGAATGCTATAGGTGACGATGAATACATACTTAGGAAGTAATAGGTCAGCTCCTCAACGCTTCGTACGCACTGCAGGGCAGAGTTCATGTAGCACGTATTTCCAAGATTGCTTAGACCCGTGCAGCCGCGAGGCTTCCCGTCTTTCCGTCGTCCCCTAACTGGCTCTGGTACCGGAGACGATCGGCCACTGGCGGTAGggctcttgttcttcagcttAGACGAAGCGCCATTCTTGAGACTACCCGAGGGAACACCAAGGCGATTAAGTGTCTGCTTGGACGCCTCAGAGACCCACTCCCCACCAGGTATACGTTCCTCGAGCACCACGACATCGCTGCCGCCGAGTCCAGCAAGATCCAACGTCATCCGACCGTTGTAATTTGGGTTGGCGGTCTGATCTTTAGCGTCCTCAAACAACTCCCGTTGGGCACCCTCAGAAAGCGAGAGGAACGTATTAAGATCGATCACGAGATTGTTACCGGCGTTAGCGACAATTGAGGCTGCAGGCGCCGGTGAAGCGCTTCGCGATGCAGCTGGGGTCATTGCGGCGGATGCTGTCGCACTGCCCAAACCGCCCAAGATTCTCC
The sequence above is a segment of the Aspergillus oryzae RIB40 DNA, chromosome 3 genome. Coding sequences within it:
- a CDS encoding putative ubiquitin-specific protease UBP12 (ubiquitin C-terminal hydrolase) encodes the protein MDLAPTGKESQSDKMDTTGTEDDDSTTNDVSGSDNVYPTPSSMSTYTAPTATRAHSKAQPSTTSERPSYDDQVAKVTCFMMQPLKEGQKGYVVSMAWLKRVLSRSSTHADKTDKTATEGEVGPVDNSDLVLVTDPANASFKDEKGEPFVPLRPGLQMSEDFEIVPQEGWDLIMQWYGLADQSPAIVRYAHNTSIGGESENIQYEINPPIFTILKLSSLSGGTTPQSLKEKNMKPVRILASRHSNFQKWLKEAKTLANIDMSTKVRVWRILGGLGSATASAAMTPAASRSASPAPAASIVANAGNNLVIDLNTFLSLSEGAQRELFEDAKDQTANPNYNGRMTLDLAGLGGSDVVVLEERIPGGEWVSEASKQTLNRLGVPSGSLKNGASSKLKNKSPTASGRSSPVPEPVRGRRKDGKPRGCTGLSNLGNTCYMNSALQCVRSVEELTYYFLNDVYKQDLNPSNPLAHNGDVAKAYANLLRMIYDEAGQSSFAPRQLKHTIGRYGPAFSGYGQQDSQEFLLFLLDGLQEDLNRILKKPYIEKPDSTDEMVHDKAALTEFADKCWDIYKARNDSVITDLFAGMYKSTLVCPACDKVSIIFDPFNNLTLQLPIENLWGKEVFYFGLQKKPVRFDVEIDKNSSVKSLKELVAKKQGTDPERLIMAEIFKRKFYRMFDNTSFIAECQISGNDEIAFFEVESVPTNYNPDKPQKSYFSFSRSDQEEIPSIDSPKADRILVPIFNRVERSKSKRDLFGVPSYIVVTREEAYDFDAIYGKVLGRAATMTTRDFLNEEVLGEEQQEATQEDSDTVVMNDDDAQSADSKIKTSSVDGEDGMVDVSMRDADSASQNGAPLSGSSIPARFRDLFELKIMKGNEPVPLGWSSVEDNKEYPKMSFRIKTKPVTPPEESDETSDPADSKAAESGSASGSDADNSAEVSRTPAPVARVQIRPLVRPGEGLVVDWNEDVYDALFGGSKKDRDPLRGIPTWQDVERVNDPELNKRRQLRQTRKKRGVSLEECLDEFNKEEILSENDAWYCPRCKEHRRASKKFQLWRTPDILVMHLKRFSASRGFRDKLDVLVDFPVEGLDMSGRVEAPEEGKSLVYDLFAVDNHYGGLGGGHYTAYAKNFFTGQWNEYNDSSVSRPIDPQSVVTSAAYLLFYRRRSDRPLGGLL
- a CDS encoding uncharacterized protein (predicted protein), with protein sequence MNPFKTPPQLNPHPKFLTPTPFKPKGPTVSPPTTPETHRDNLSDILSDSDISILDLGPSLSARNTSCYQAPSTTNTTLARDTKQTSYLTAPTTGHGHGPIMAQDMNTRHTPTSPSLKDTTQGADITPKKLKMRTGSVRGALRTFSSPLLSPLRSGTGKVGRPGVNRAKTSFRGVGGALER